In the Lysinibacillus sp. PLM2 genome, one interval contains:
- a CDS encoding MFS transporter translates to MLTEQQSGKIFANRIVLAIMASNVLLQLGIWIRNFAILLYVTEITNNDPIYISLISVAEFAPIFIFSFIGGTFADRWKPKLTMVWCDFLSAVSIFVVLITLFYGSWYMIFLATLVSAILSQFSMPSAMRLFKQHVPGSELQSVMAMFQSLMAIFMVIGPVIGTLIYQKYGIYISIAIMGVMFLCSALVLLFLPKDIENERNVQTNFKQELIDGFKYVLSSKILKAMGIIFAVCGLAVGIVQPLAIFIAIENLGMTKEFLQWLLMASGIGMLLGGAIIFSLSKKISPQVLLMIGISVSMIATIIIGYSTNVVLTIILQFVNGLFLPCIQIGINTIILKNTEAAFIGRVNGVLSPMFMGTMVIGMSISGMLKIPLTLSGNYLLSGVLFLIGVLFIIPILKLKEEPKLE, encoded by the coding sequence ATGCTAACAGAACAGCAATCAGGAAAAATTTTTGCTAACCGAATAGTGTTAGCCATAATGGCGTCAAACGTTTTGCTACAGCTTGGTATTTGGATTAGAAACTTTGCAATCCTGCTGTATGTTACGGAAATAACAAATAACGACCCTATTTATATTTCCTTAATATCAGTTGCGGAATTTGCGCCGATTTTTATCTTTTCGTTTATTGGAGGAACATTTGCAGATAGATGGAAACCAAAGCTTACAATGGTTTGGTGTGACTTCCTATCCGCAGTATCAATTTTTGTTGTACTCATAACTCTATTTTATGGATCTTGGTATATGATTTTCCTTGCGACATTGGTTTCTGCGATTTTATCCCAATTCTCAATGCCTTCAGCCATGAGGTTGTTTAAGCAGCATGTTCCAGGAAGTGAACTTCAATCAGTTATGGCTATGTTCCAATCTTTAATGGCCATTTTTATGGTAATTGGTCCGGTAATTGGAACACTAATATACCAAAAATACGGGATTTATATTTCTATCGCTATTATGGGCGTAATGTTTTTATGTTCAGCGCTTGTCTTACTATTTTTACCGAAGGATATTGAAAATGAGAGAAATGTTCAAACTAATTTCAAACAAGAGCTTATTGACGGGTTCAAGTATGTATTATCTAGTAAGATCTTAAAAGCAATGGGAATAATCTTTGCAGTATGTGGTTTAGCAGTAGGGATTGTTCAACCGTTGGCTATTTTTATCGCGATTGAAAACTTAGGGATGACAAAGGAGTTTTTACAATGGCTCCTAATGGCAAGTGGTATCGGGATGTTACTTGGTGGTGCAATCATTTTTTCTTTATCAAAGAAAATTTCACCGCAAGTACTACTGATGATTGGAATTTCAGTCAGCATGATAGCTACTATTATAATTGGTTACTCAACTAATGTTGTGTTAACGATTATTTTGCAGTTTGTAAATGGCTTATTCCTACCATGTATTCAAATTGGGATAAATACAATAATTTTAAAAAATACTGAAGCTGCATTTATTGGACGGGTAAATGGAGTGCTGTCACCGATGTTTATGGGAACCATGGTAATTGGTATGTCCATTTCAGGAATGCTTAAAATTCCATTAACTCTTTCGGGAAATTATCTTTTATCTGGTGTATTATTCCTAATTGGTGTATTATTTATTATTCCAATATTAAAGTTAAAAGAGGAACCTAAACTTGAGTGA
- the yfiT gene encoding putative metal-dependent hydrolase YfiT, giving the protein MDERYPIGKMEVPEIITSEDIQGWLKEIETLPTRLRHTVSSLSDEVLQSTYREGSWTVKQLVHHIADAQLNLYQRIKLALTVDTPSISAFDQQKWAILPDTETPLESSLKMMEGINERIVHLGRDLSEEELNRGFIHSVDGKVTVAETLLKCAWHANHHLAHIKIALEKYNSK; this is encoded by the coding sequence ATGGACGAAAGATATCCAATTGGAAAAATGGAAGTTCCAGAAATAATTACATCTGAAGATATTCAAGGGTGGCTGAAAGAGATTGAAACTTTACCAACTAGATTACGACATACTGTTAGTTCATTAAGTGATGAGGTACTTCAAAGTACTTATCGAGAAGGAAGTTGGACTGTGAAACAACTTGTACATCATATAGCAGATGCCCAATTGAACTTATATCAGCGTATAAAATTGGCTTTAACTGTTGATACCCCTTCAATTTCTGCATTTGATCAGCAAAAATGGGCTATACTACCAGATACTGAAACGCCTTTAGAGAGTTCCTTAAAAATGATGGAGGGAATTAATGAACGCATCGTCCATTTAGGGAGAGATTTATCTGAGGAGGAGTTAAATAGAGGATTCATCCATTCAGTAGATGGTAAAGTCACAGTAGCTGAAACTTTGTTAAAATGTGCATGGCACGCAAATCATCACTTAGCACATATAAAGATTGCTTTAGAAAAATATAACTCTAAATAA
- the ugtP gene encoding processive diacylglycerol beta-glucosyltransferase: MTNMTWNPKILLLTGSYGNGHLKVTKTLKDMFLKLGVDQDNIVESDLYLASHPILTKASKYLYIKSFTYGKKIYGFLYYGGSKNKRIVSYDFLNKYGMSTMKQLVDEVKPDIIVNTFPMLVVPEFRKRTGAQIPIVHVVTDYYAHKNWIHEEVDRYYVATEQLKCDLMNQGFSCEQIKVSGIPIDSIFEEEYDKQALFDAYQLDSSRPVVLIAAGAYGVLKDFDETMNKLLDGNRNQIMVVCGKNEELKNTLETRFVGNKNVVIFGYTNKMDELMKMATVMVTKPGGITLSEALAVQVPLILYRPVPGQEKENALFFESKGAAIQVERPSLLLESILNLLEDEELRLSMKKSMKALYNENSSEVICQDVLDIALYSDKEKMNRIIV; this comes from the coding sequence GGTGGATCAAGACAATATAGTGGAGTCCGATTTATACTTAGCCTCCCATCCAATCCTAACGAAAGCTTCCAAATATTTATATATAAAAAGTTTTACTTATGGTAAAAAGATTTATGGTTTCCTTTATTACGGAGGAAGTAAAAATAAAAGGATTGTTTCGTATGATTTCCTTAATAAATACGGTATGAGTACCATGAAACAACTAGTTGATGAAGTAAAGCCTGATATTATTGTCAATACGTTCCCGATGCTAGTAGTACCTGAATTCAGAAAAAGAACAGGAGCACAAATTCCGATTGTTCATGTTGTAACTGATTACTATGCACATAAAAATTGGATTCACGAAGAGGTTGACCGATATTATGTAGCGACGGAACAATTGAAATGTGACTTAATGAATCAAGGTTTCTCATGTGAACAAATAAAAGTTTCTGGTATTCCAATCGACTCAATTTTTGAGGAAGAGTACGATAAACAAGCGTTATTTGATGCATATCAATTAGATAGCAGTCGTCCCGTTGTATTAATTGCTGCTGGTGCTTATGGTGTTTTAAAAGATTTTGATGAAACAATGAATAAATTGTTAGATGGAAACCGTAATCAGATAATGGTTGTTTGTGGTAAGAACGAAGAGTTGAAAAATACTTTGGAAACAAGGTTTGTTGGAAATAAAAACGTAGTGATTTTTGGCTATACGAATAAAATGGATGAGTTAATGAAAATGGCTACTGTGATGGTAACAAAGCCAGGAGGCATCACTTTAAGTGAGGCATTAGCAGTTCAGGTGCCATTAATTCTGTATCGTCCAGTTCCTGGTCAAGAAAAAGAAAATGCTCTTTTCTTTGAAAGTAAAGGCGCAGCAATCCAAGTAGAGCGTCCATCACTCTTACTAGAAAGTATCCTAAACTTATTAGAAGATGAGGAGTTACGTCTCAGCATGAAAAAGAGTATGAAAGCTCTATACAACGAAAATTCTTCAGAGGTAATATGTCAGGATGTTTTAGACATCGCTTTATACTCTGATAAAGAAAAAATGAACAGGATAATAGTGTAA
- a CDS encoding GMP synthase, whose protein sequence is MKTYIIQHVPFETPGILENLSNYEIIKMFEKYTFPNVEEVGLLIILGGPMGAYDPYDWLKTEKAFIKNVIDQNKPVLGICLGAQLIAEVIGGEVMENRAGKEVGWWPIHKTSDETPFHFLPETLEVLHWHGDTFTLPKEAITFYSTEICKNQAFLYKENVIGLQFHFESTVDTLKALVEADEDYLDGGEFVQTKEEILEKNPPKENAEILLKLVDYLLQHSN, encoded by the coding sequence ATGAAAACATACATTATTCAACATGTTCCATTCGAAACACCAGGGATTTTAGAAAATTTATCTAACTATGAAATCATTAAGATGTTTGAAAAATATACATTTCCTAATGTGGAAGAGGTTGGTTTATTAATCATTTTAGGCGGACCAATGGGAGCTTATGATCCGTATGATTGGTTAAAAACTGAGAAAGCGTTTATTAAAAATGTGATAGACCAAAACAAGCCTGTACTAGGGATTTGCTTGGGAGCACAGTTAATTGCAGAAGTAATTGGTGGAGAAGTTATGGAAAATCGAGCTGGTAAAGAGGTTGGTTGGTGGCCAATTCATAAAACATCAGATGAAACGCCATTTCATTTCTTGCCAGAAACATTAGAGGTTTTGCATTGGCATGGTGATACATTTACGTTGCCAAAGGAAGCAATTACTTTCTATTCAACAGAAATTTGCAAAAACCAAGCATTTCTTTATAAGGAAAATGTGATTGGCCTTCAATTTCATTTTGAATCAACGGTCGACACTTTAAAGGCATTAGTCGAGGCAGATGAAGATTATTTAGATGGTGGAGAATTTGTCCAAACAAAAGAAGAAATATTGGAAAAGAATCCACCGAAAGAAAACGCTGAAATTTTACTAAAGCTTGTTGATTACTTATTACAACATTCCAATTAA
- a CDS encoding glycine/betaine ABC transporter permease: protein MKNILKNPVFSISAIVIAILVAIGAIIPKKFGEVATYVFNLTTTYFSWFYLLAVFVIILFLLFLAISKFGSIRLGGNEARPEFSFITWISMLFSAGLGVGLVFWGVAEPMSHFFTAPTENVEPLTAEGARLAMGYSFFHWGISQWSVYTLMGLVMCYMQFNKKKDLLISTSLEPITGSKKGIKNTIDIFAVIATVMGVATSIGLGVLQTNGGLNAVFGLPVHFGVQIGIIAVMFVGYMLSSTTGLQKGIKILSNVNMGLAILLLAFVFIMGPTVFILESFTLAIGDYITHFVEYSLRLEPYRHGSWVKDWTVFYWAWAIAWSPFVGAFIARVSRGRTIREFIIGVLIVPPVISCFWIATFGGTAIWLDLYKGTDIATLVNKDITVALFETLNNLPLSTIASIVGIVLIFTFLVTSADSATFIMASMTSKGSMSPTVITKLTWGVLMAAISGVLLYAGGLDALQTASLIAALPFAIILLLLGITMWKMLKHEIIPIKKSDIKRLKRMREFIEKENNNNNKE, encoded by the coding sequence GTGAAGAATATCTTGAAAAATCCTGTATTTTCCATATCGGCAATTGTTATCGCGATTTTAGTTGCAATAGGAGCAATTATTCCTAAAAAATTCGGTGAAGTCGCAACATATGTATTTAATTTAACCACGACTTATTTCTCATGGTTTTACTTACTTGCCGTATTTGTAATCATTTTATTTTTATTATTTTTAGCTATTAGTAAATTTGGTTCAATTCGTTTGGGTGGTAACGAAGCAAGACCTGAGTTTTCCTTTATTACATGGATTTCTATGTTGTTCTCAGCGGGTTTAGGGGTTGGGCTCGTCTTTTGGGGAGTAGCAGAACCAATGAGTCATTTTTTTACTGCACCTACAGAAAATGTTGAGCCATTGACAGCAGAAGGTGCACGTCTTGCGATGGGATACTCATTTTTCCATTGGGGCATTAGTCAATGGTCAGTCTACACCTTAATGGGTCTTGTAATGTGTTATATGCAATTTAATAAAAAGAAGGATTTATTAATCTCTACATCATTAGAACCGATTACAGGATCGAAAAAAGGCATTAAGAATACGATCGATATTTTTGCTGTTATTGCAACTGTAATGGGGGTAGCAACTTCTATTGGACTAGGTGTTCTCCAAACGAATGGCGGTTTAAATGCGGTATTCGGCTTACCAGTCCATTTTGGAGTACAAATAGGAATTATTGCAGTTATGTTTGTTGGTTATATGCTTTCATCAACAACTGGTTTACAAAAAGGGATAAAAATTCTCAGTAATGTAAATATGGGCTTAGCCATTCTTTTATTAGCCTTTGTATTTATCATGGGGCCAACTGTGTTTATTCTTGAATCCTTTACATTGGCAATTGGCGATTACATTACTCATTTTGTAGAATATAGTTTGAGATTGGAACCGTACAGACATGGGTCTTGGGTAAAGGATTGGACAGTCTTTTATTGGGCATGGGCAATTGCCTGGTCACCTTTTGTTGGAGCATTTATTGCACGTGTATCGAGGGGAAGAACAATACGAGAATTTATTATCGGAGTTCTAATAGTCCCACCAGTTATTTCATGTTTTTGGATTGCAACATTCGGCGGAACAGCTATTTGGTTAGATTTATATAAAGGAACAGATATTGCAACATTAGTGAATAAAGATATTACTGTGGCACTTTTTGAAACCTTAAATAATTTACCGCTATCGACTATCGCATCTATCGTAGGAATTGTATTAATTTTTACATTCCTAGTTACTTCAGCAGATTCAGCAACATTTATTATGGCGAGTATGACGTCAAAAGGCTCCATGTCCCCCACTGTTATTACAAAGTTAACTTGGGGAGTATTAATGGCAGCAATTTCAGGAGTGTTACTGTATGCAGGAGGATTAGATGCATTACAAACGGCATCATTAATTGCAGCACTCCCATTTGCAATCATTTTATTATTGCTCGGAATAACAATGTGGAAGATGCTAAAACATGAAATAATCCCAATAAAGAAAAGTGATATTAAGCGACTTAAGAGAATGCGTGAATTTATTGAAAAGGAAAATAATAACAATAATAAAGAATAG
- the ltaA gene encoding putative glycolipid permease LtaA: protein MKSLKYEFYLLIIPLVLVEFVRGAYVISYLPSLTINPIGISLAIVGVAISIHFIGDTFANFVMGYVIENLGSNRVLHLSFLVLTVSLSMFTLWPNSFTLIISALFSGIASCPIWIYLLTKAAGEKRGQRISVVYLGWLLGLGSGYVTLNYLMQFNIDNLLWLLPGLTIVAWLMYTIVNTGNICVEKIDVKKQWNITKELVSKSKVVVPGILFQGIGMGMLIPILPVFAKNDLHLTTNQYTLLILIGGASLVVALFPLGKLVDNIQNKVILCIIGFVIFATALFALGTKPGLAVIITVVVILGVFYALFLPAWNSFVAAYIPESLKAVGWGIFSSIQGFGVMIGPTIGSVLADSYQTLTTIQGSATIFGIAALFYFFYLLRNQKREIKANG, encoded by the coding sequence ATGAAATCTCTTAAATATGAATTCTATCTACTAATTATTCCATTAGTATTAGTTGAATTTGTTAGAGGCGCTTATGTAATAAGTTATCTTCCGAGTTTAACCATTAATCCAATTGGAATATCATTAGCGATTGTCGGAGTAGCAATTTCAATTCACTTTATAGGTGATACATTTGCAAATTTTGTCATGGGATATGTTATAGAAAACTTAGGTAGTAATCGAGTGCTCCATCTAAGCTTCCTTGTACTAACAGTAAGTTTGAGTATGTTTACTTTATGGCCAAATAGCTTTACTTTGATTATTAGTGCTTTATTTTCAGGTATTGCATCATGTCCGATATGGATTTACTTACTTACGAAGGCGGCAGGCGAAAAAAGAGGCCAACGAATTAGTGTTGTTTATCTTGGATGGTTGCTAGGTCTAGGCTCGGGCTACGTTACGTTGAACTATTTAATGCAGTTTAATATAGATAATTTGTTATGGTTACTTCCAGGGTTAACAATAGTAGCGTGGCTCATGTATACTATCGTGAATACTGGAAATATTTGTGTGGAAAAGATAGATGTTAAAAAACAGTGGAATATTACAAAAGAGCTAGTAAGCAAAAGTAAAGTCGTTGTACCAGGTATCCTTTTCCAAGGGATTGGAATGGGGATGCTAATACCGATTCTTCCTGTTTTCGCAAAGAATGATTTACATCTTACAACAAATCAGTATACATTATTGATATTAATAGGTGGAGCAAGTCTAGTAGTTGCACTGTTTCCACTTGGTAAACTGGTTGATAATATTCAGAATAAAGTTATTCTATGTATCATAGGGTTTGTTATTTTTGCTACTGCATTATTTGCGCTTGGAACAAAGCCAGGTTTAGCAGTAATTATTACGGTTGTAGTTATATTAGGTGTATTTTATGCACTATTTTTACCAGCTTGGAATTCCTTTGTAGCAGCATATATCCCAGAATCATTAAAAGCAGTCGGTTGGGGTATTTTCTCAAGTATCCAAGGGTTTGGTGTAATGATTGGCCCAACGATCGGAAGTGTCTTAGCTGATTCTTATCAAACTTTAACAACAATTCAAGGTAGTGCCACTATCTTTGGAATAGCTGCTTTATTCTATTTCTTTTACTTGCTAAGAAACCAAAAGAGAGAGATTAAAGCAAACGGATAA
- a CDS encoding ABC transporter ATP-binding protein, whose translation MKEICKLQDIQFEIKDNVIFENVSCSIHQGDIIGIIGKNGAGKSTLLQLISGELQPTKGHIQWLQDNIKISYVEQEKEHFTSNEMTPEEAALISKWHVPANQYAYLSGGEKLKARLAKGFSTNANLLLLDEPTNHLDEEGAQLLIEEIKRFKGTIILVSHDRYFLDKVVTKIWSIENGKLIAHSGHYTSYMKEREQKRLSQKRAFEKQQKMIAEIESQINELSSWSEKAHRESTKKEGFKEFYRVKAKRMDTQIKSKRKRLEKELGKEKVERVDDEYEVHFTLKANEKRGKRFLEIKNLKKSFGERTLFEDVNFTILHGEKIALVGPNGSGKTTLLKILIGEEHAEGKLWISPSASIGYLTQEVFDLPLENTPEELFYRESFEEQGKVRNLMKHLGFSKSAWKQPIQNMSMGERVKCKLMLYILEEKDVLILDEPTNHLDLPSREQLERTLETYNGTLIVVSHDRYFIEKTTNYKLEIGNNNVVKVIENPPEPIDNKKEILLKYETERQEVLGKLSFMTPMDPQYLELDQRFKELTKKINEMK comes from the coding sequence ATGAAAGAAATTTGTAAATTACAGGATATTCAATTTGAAATAAAGGATAATGTAATTTTTGAAAATGTAAGTTGTTCGATTCATCAGGGAGACATTATTGGTATTATCGGTAAAAATGGTGCTGGTAAATCAACCTTGCTTCAATTGATATCGGGTGAACTACAACCAACGAAGGGACACATTCAATGGTTACAGGATAATATAAAGATTTCCTATGTTGAACAGGAGAAGGAGCATTTTACCTCGAATGAAATGACTCCAGAAGAGGCTGCACTAATATCAAAATGGCATGTTCCTGCAAATCAGTACGCTTACCTCAGTGGTGGTGAAAAGCTGAAGGCAAGACTTGCGAAAGGGTTCTCGACTAATGCAAATTTGTTATTGCTTGATGAACCTACGAATCATTTAGATGAAGAAGGTGCTCAGTTACTAATCGAGGAAATAAAGCGATTTAAAGGTACCATCATTTTAGTATCCCATGATCGTTATTTTCTAGATAAAGTAGTCACTAAAATATGGTCTATTGAGAATGGCAAGTTAATTGCACATAGTGGACACTATACGAGCTATATGAAAGAAAGAGAGCAAAAACGATTATCCCAAAAAAGGGCCTTTGAAAAACAGCAGAAAATGATTGCAGAAATTGAGTCCCAAATAAATGAATTATCAAGCTGGTCAGAAAAAGCACATCGGGAATCAACGAAAAAAGAGGGGTTTAAAGAGTTTTATCGCGTAAAAGCAAAAAGAATGGATACTCAAATAAAATCAAAAAGAAAACGACTCGAAAAAGAGCTAGGAAAAGAAAAAGTAGAACGTGTTGACGATGAATATGAAGTTCATTTCACATTAAAAGCCAATGAAAAGCGCGGAAAACGTTTTTTAGAAATAAAGAATCTGAAAAAGTCTTTTGGAGAAAGAACTTTATTTGAAGATGTTAATTTTACGATTTTACACGGAGAGAAGATTGCTTTAGTCGGTCCAAATGGTAGTGGGAAAACGACACTTTTAAAAATTTTGATTGGTGAAGAACATGCTGAAGGTAAACTATGGATATCGCCATCAGCTTCAATCGGCTATTTAACACAAGAAGTATTTGATTTACCTTTAGAAAACACACCTGAGGAATTGTTTTATCGAGAATCCTTTGAAGAACAAGGGAAAGTTCGAAATTTAATGAAGCATCTTGGGTTTTCCAAATCCGCTTGGAAACAGCCCATCCAAAACATGAGTATGGGTGAAAGAGTTAAATGTAAGCTCATGTTATATATATTGGAAGAAAAAGATGTTCTTATTTTAGATGAACCAACAAACCATCTAGATTTACCGTCAAGAGAGCAGCTCGAAAGAACGTTAGAAACATACAATGGCACACTAATTGTCGTTTCCCACGATCGATATTTTATAGAAAAAACAACAAACTATAAATTGGAAATAGGAAATAACAATGTTGTAAAAGTCATAGAAAATCCGCCCGAACCAATCGACAATAAAAAAGAAATACTCTTGAAATATGAGACAGAAAGACAGGAAGTACTAGGGAAGTTGAGTTTTATGACACCAATGGATCCGCAATACCTAGAATTGGATCAACGATTTAAAGAACTTACGAAGAAAATTAATGAAATGAAATAG